Proteins co-encoded in one Prunus persica cultivar Lovell chromosome G6, Prunus_persica_NCBIv2, whole genome shotgun sequence genomic window:
- the LOC18772194 gene encoding histidine biosynthesis bifunctional protein hisIE, chloroplastic isoform X1 — MAISHLHCLQSVRVSFPCRPSVSNNYCYGRDNFTRKSSSLVYASTNNLDRDLHLQSKVETVLDSVKWDNRGLAVAIAQNVDTGAILMQGFANREAVATTVSSRKATFYSRSRSMLWTKGETSNNFINVHDIFLDCDRDSIIYLGKPDGPTCHTGSETCYYTPVFDLLENQQDKEDKLALTTLYSLESTIAQRKGELEVPQSGKPSWTRRLLLDEKLLCSKIREEADELCRTLEDNEDKPRAASEMADVLYHAMVLLALKDVKMEEVLDILRRRFSQSGIEEKRSRNSQS; from the exons ATGGCGATTTCACATTTACACTGTCTGCAATCTGTGAGAGTTTCTTTCCCCTGCCGTCCTTCCGTTTCTAACAATTATTGTTATGGTAGAGACAATTTCACGAGAAAGAGCAGTTCCCTTGTCTATGCCTCCACCAACAACTTGGACAGGGACCTTCATCTTCAATCAAAG GTTGAAACAGTGTTAGATAGTGTAAAATGGGATAACAGAGGTTTGGCGGTTGCCATAGCTCAAAATGTTGACACGGGAGCCATCTTGATGCAAGGCTTTGCGAACAGGGAAGCAGTGGCTACAACAGTTTCCTCACGGAAAGCAACATTCTACAGTCGCTCACGTTCAATGTTGTGGACAAAGGGAGAGACCTCCAATAATTTCATTAATGTCCATGACATCTTCCTTGATTGTGATCGAGACTCT ATAATTTACCTCGGGAAGCCTGATGGACCTACTTGCCACACAGGATCAGAGACTTGCTATTACACCCCAGTGTTTGATTTGTTAGAAAATCAACAG GACAAAGAAGATAAATTAGCGTTGACCACTTTGTACTCATTGGAGTCTACAATTGCCCAGCGAAAAGGAGAATTAGAAGTCCCACAGAGTGGAAAGCCCTCATGGACCCGACGACTACTACTTGATGAGAAATTGTTGTGTTCAAAAATAAG GGAAGAGGCAGATGAGCTATGCCGAACACTAGAGGACAATGAAGATAAGCCACGAGCTGCCTCAGAGATGGCTGATGTGCTTTATCATGCCATGGTTCTGCTGGCCCTTAAAGATGTGAAAATGGAAGAGGTTCTAGACATTCTTCGACGTAGATTTTCTCAGTCAGGTATCGAGGAGAAGAGAAGTCGCAACTCGCAATCCTAG
- the LOC18772194 gene encoding histidine biosynthesis bifunctional protein hisIE, chloroplastic isoform X2, with translation MQGFANREAVATTVSSRKATFYSRSRSMLWTKGETSNNFINVHDIFLDCDRDSIIYLGKPDGPTCHTGSETCYYTPVFDLLENQQDKEDKLALTTLYSLESTIAQRKGELEVPQSGKPSWTRRLLLDEKLLCSKIREEADELCRTLEDNEDKPRAASEMADVLYHAMVLLALKDVKMEEVLDILRRRFSQSGIEEKRSRNSQS, from the exons ATGCAAGGCTTTGCGAACAGGGAAGCAGTGGCTACAACAGTTTCCTCACGGAAAGCAACATTCTACAGTCGCTCACGTTCAATGTTGTGGACAAAGGGAGAGACCTCCAATAATTTCATTAATGTCCATGACATCTTCCTTGATTGTGATCGAGACTCT ATAATTTACCTCGGGAAGCCTGATGGACCTACTTGCCACACAGGATCAGAGACTTGCTATTACACCCCAGTGTTTGATTTGTTAGAAAATCAACAG GACAAAGAAGATAAATTAGCGTTGACCACTTTGTACTCATTGGAGTCTACAATTGCCCAGCGAAAAGGAGAATTAGAAGTCCCACAGAGTGGAAAGCCCTCATGGACCCGACGACTACTACTTGATGAGAAATTGTTGTGTTCAAAAATAAG GGAAGAGGCAGATGAGCTATGCCGAACACTAGAGGACAATGAAGATAAGCCACGAGCTGCCTCAGAGATGGCTGATGTGCTTTATCATGCCATGGTTCTGCTGGCCCTTAAAGATGTGAAAATGGAAGAGGTTCTAGACATTCTTCGACGTAGATTTTCTCAGTCAGGTATCGAGGAGAAGAGAAGTCGCAACTCGCAATCCTAG
- the LOC18772624 gene encoding biogenesis of lysosome-related organelles complex 1 subunit 1 isoform X1, which translates to MYSLASLPLAHALVASSSSSRINPSDLEDSLLQLVQEHHHASLRIHNLTVIVAEKAQNEATKKAVCVAELLVEAVNGGVKELVIKEKRTELEIRALTATISSFIQQTDRWLSLTCSINTAIKEIGDFENWMKIMEFDSKSINAAIHNIHQA; encoded by the exons ATGTATTCACTGGCATCTCTTCCACTGGCACATGCTCTCGTGGCATCCTCCTCCTCGTCCAGGATAAATCCAAGTGATCTGGAAGACTCTTTACTCCAATTGGTCCAAGAGCACCACCATGCCTCCCTCAGAATCCACAATCTCACTG TGATTGTGGCAGAGAAGGCACAGAATGAAGCCACTAAAAAGGCAGTGTGTGTGGCAGAGCTTCTGGTGGAAGCAGTGAACGGTGGGGTGAAAGAGTTGGTTATAAAGGAGAAACGAACTGAGCTTGAAATACGGGCATTGACTGCCACCATTTCCTCCTTTATCCAACAGACTGATCGGTGGCTCTCACTCACTTGTTCTATTAACACTGCCATTAAG GAAATCGGAGACTTTGAGAACTGGATGAAGATAATGGAATTTGATTCTAAAAGCATCAATGCAGCTATCCACAATATTCACCAAGCATAA
- the LOC18772624 gene encoding biogenesis of lysosome-related organelles complex 1 subunit 1 isoform X2, producing MYSLASLPLAHALVASSSSSRINPSDLEDSLLQLVQEHHHASLRIHNLTEKAQNEATKKAVCVAELLVEAVNGGVKELVIKEKRTELEIRALTATISSFIQQTDRWLSLTCSINTAIKEIGDFENWMKIMEFDSKSINAAIHNIHQA from the exons ATGTATTCACTGGCATCTCTTCCACTGGCACATGCTCTCGTGGCATCCTCCTCCTCGTCCAGGATAAATCCAAGTGATCTGGAAGACTCTTTACTCCAATTGGTCCAAGAGCACCACCATGCCTCCCTCAGAATCCACAATCTCACTG AGAAGGCACAGAATGAAGCCACTAAAAAGGCAGTGTGTGTGGCAGAGCTTCTGGTGGAAGCAGTGAACGGTGGGGTGAAAGAGTTGGTTATAAAGGAGAAACGAACTGAGCTTGAAATACGGGCATTGACTGCCACCATTTCCTCCTTTATCCAACAGACTGATCGGTGGCTCTCACTCACTTGTTCTATTAACACTGCCATTAAG GAAATCGGAGACTTTGAGAACTGGATGAAGATAATGGAATTTGATTCTAAAAGCATCAATGCAGCTATCCACAATATTCACCAAGCATAA
- the LOC18773022 gene encoding pentatricopeptide repeat-containing protein At2g27800, mitochondrial, with the protein MYEEMDDVVNQVLAISYIGSEALYNSIIYFFTEARKLTRAVNIFKHMQNSRNLNCRPSIRTYNILFTAFLSRGSNSYINHMYMETIRCLFRQMVDDGIEPDIYSLNSMIKGYVLSLHVNDALRIFHQMGVVYNCLPNSFSYDYLIHGLCSQGRTNNAKQLCNEMKSKGFIPSSKSYNSLVNALALNGEVEEAVKYLWEMIEKQRSAEFITYRTVLDEICRQGRVGEAMRLLKEFQEKDLLNGHTYRKLLYVLEDDYGDSNAHSQFR; encoded by the coding sequence ATGTATGAAGAAATGGATGATGTTGTCAATCAAGTGCTTGCTATTTCCTACATTGGTTCTGAGGCACTTTACAATTCCATTATCTATTTTTTCACAGAAGCTCGGAAGTTGACTAGAGCTGTCAATATATTTAAACACATGCAGAATAGCAGAAACTTGAATTGCAGGCCTTCAATTAGGACGTATAATATTCTTTTTACGGCCTTTTTGAGTAGGGGATCTAATTCTTACATAAATCACATGTACATGGAGACCATTAGGTGCCTGTTTAGGCAAATGGTGGATGATGGGATTGAACCTGATATTTACTCTTTGAATTCTATGATTAAGGGGTATGTACTTTCCCTTCATGTCAATGATGCACTTAGAATATTCCATCAGATGGGTGTGGTCTATAATTGCTTGCCCAACTCATTTTCGTATGATTATCTCATCCATGGGTTATGTTCCCAAGGCCGAACAAACAATGCTAAGCAGCTGTGCAATGAAATGAAGAGTAAAGGGTTTATCCCAAGTAGTAAATCATACAACTCGCTTGTGAACGCTTTGGCTCTTAATGGAGAGGTTGAGGAGGCAGTGAAGTATTTGTGGGAGATGATTGAGAAGCAAAGATCAGCTGAATTCATTACTTATAGGACAGTGCTTGATGAAATCTGCAGACAAGGAAGGGTGGGAGAGGCAATGAGGTTGTTGAAGGAGTTCCAAGAGAAAGACCTTCTGAATGGGCATACTTACAGGAAGCTTCTATATGTGCTTGAAGATGACTATGGAGATTCGAATGCCCACTCTCAATTCAGGTAG
- the LOC18773415 gene encoding pentatricopeptide repeat-containing protein At5g48910, which yields MTAKNETYLSQPKWIIGYVELDVVDMYSKCGSIEKALLVFEKLPKRNVITWNAIISGLAMHGRVEDALDYFKKMEPAGVVPSDVTYIGILSACSHAGLVEQGRSFFNRMVNVISLEPRIEHYGCMVDLLGRAGLLEEAEELILNMPIQPDDVTWKALLGACKKQGNIDMGKRVAEVLMDLAPHDSGSYVALSNMYASLGNWEAVAKVRLQMKDMDIRKDPGGSSIELDGVIHEFVVEDESHPRAREIHSMLEEISNQLSLEGHRPDTTQVLLNMDEEEKQSVLHYHSEKIATAFGLISTAPQTPLRIVKNLRICEDCHSSLKLISKIYERMIIVRDRKRFHHFEQGLCSCMDYW from the coding sequence AGCATTGAGAAGGCACTTCTAGTTTTTGAGAAACTGCCTAAAAGGAATGTGATTACTTGGAATGCCATAATTAGTGGACTTGCTATGCATGGTCGAGTGGAAGATGCTctagattattttaaaaagatgGAACCGGCTGGTGTGGTGCCTAGTGATGTAACATATATTGGTATCTTGAGTGCTTGTAGCCATGCAGGTTTGGTGGAGCAGGGCAGATCATTCTTCAACCGCATGGTTAATGTAATTAGCTTAGAACCTAGAATTGAGCATTATGGGTGTATGGTTGATCTGTTAGGTCGTGCTGGACTGTTAGAAGAAGCTGAAGAGCTTATACTAAACATGCCAATTCAGCCGGATGATGTTACATGGAAGGCATTGCTCGGAGCTTGCAAGAAGCAAGGGAACATCGACATGGGCAAACGAGTGGCAGAGGTTTTGATGGACTTGGCTCCTCATGACAGTGGATCATACGTTGCTCTCTCAAACATGTATGCCTCTTTGGGAAATTGGGAGGCGGTTGCAAAGGTTAGATTGCAGATGAAGGATATGGACATTAGGAAAGACCCGGGAGGCAGTTCGATTGAGCTTGATGGAGTGATTCATGAGTTTGTGGTGGAAGACGAATCGCATCCCCGAGCCAGAGAAATCCATTCAATGTTAGAGGAAATCTCCAACCAGTTGAGCTTAGAAGGCCATAGGCCTGACACCACTCAAGTGTTGCTCAACatggatgaagaagaaaaacaaagtgtTTTGCATTATCACAGTGAGAAGATTGCAACTGCCTTTGGCTTAATCAGTACAGCCCCTCAAACCCCTCTTCGAATTGTTAAGAACCTGCGCATATGTGAAGATTGTCACTCTTCTCTAAAGTTGATTTCAAAAATTTATGAACGCATGATTATCGTCCGCGACCGCAAGCGCTTCCACCACTTCGAGCAGGGGTTATGCTCTTGCATGGACTACTGGTAA